One window of the Streptomyces asoensis genome contains the following:
- a CDS encoding ABC transporter permease, giving the protein MPEPTPPEQHLPGAGRTPEEGAIADTGMGGAMDLATAEGETLEKTPGGPQATEPSEKARSLWSDAWRDLRRNPVFIISGLVIVFLVFISLWPGAITWMSPLKCTLSKAQEGSQPGHPFGFDGQGCDVYTRVVYGARTSVTVGVLATLGVALFGSVLGGLAGFFGGAGDSILSRITDIFFAIPVVLGGLVLLSVVTSNTVWPVIGFMVLLGWPQISRIARGSVITAKQNDYVQAARALGASHSRLLLRHIAPNAVAPVIVVATIALGTFIALEATLSYLGVGLKPPTVSWGIDISAASPYIRNAPHALLWPSGALALTVLAFIMLGDAVRDALDPKLR; this is encoded by the coding sequence ATGCCTGAGCCGACGCCGCCGGAGCAGCACCTGCCGGGCGCGGGCCGTACTCCGGAGGAGGGCGCCATCGCCGACACCGGCATGGGCGGCGCGATGGACCTGGCCACCGCGGAGGGGGAGACCCTCGAGAAGACACCCGGCGGGCCGCAGGCCACCGAGCCGTCCGAGAAGGCCCGTTCCCTCTGGTCCGACGCCTGGCGGGACCTGCGTCGCAACCCGGTCTTCATCATCTCCGGCCTGGTCATCGTCTTCCTGGTCTTCATCTCCCTGTGGCCCGGGGCCATCACCTGGATGAGCCCCCTCAAGTGCACCCTCTCCAAGGCCCAGGAGGGCTCCCAGCCCGGCCATCCCTTCGGCTTCGACGGCCAGGGCTGCGACGTCTACACGCGCGTGGTCTACGGCGCCCGTACGTCCGTCACGGTCGGTGTCCTGGCCACGCTCGGCGTCGCGCTGTTCGGCAGCGTGCTGGGCGGGCTTGCCGGGTTCTTCGGCGGGGCGGGGGACTCGATCCTGTCCCGGATCACCGACATCTTCTTCGCCATCCCGGTCGTCCTCGGCGGCCTGGTCCTCCTCTCCGTGGTGACCAGCAATACGGTCTGGCCGGTCATCGGGTTCATGGTGCTGCTCGGCTGGCCCCAGATCTCCCGGATCGCCCGCGGCTCGGTGATCACCGCCAAACAGAACGACTATGTCCAGGCCGCCCGAGCCCTGGGCGCCTCCCACTCCCGGCTTCTGCTGCGGCACATCGCGCCGAACGCGGTCGCCCCGGTGATCGTCGTGGCGACCATCGCGCTCGGCACCTTCATCGCGCTCGAGGCGACCCTGTCCTACCTCGGCGTCGGACTGAAGCCGCCGACCGTCTCCTGGGGCATCGACATCTCCGCCGCCTCGCCCTACATCCGCAACGCCCCGCACGCCCTGCTGTGGCCCTCGGGCGCCCTGGCCCTCACGGTCCTGGCGTTCATCATGCTCGGCGACGCGGTGCGCGACGCCCTCGACCCGAAGCTGAGGTGA
- a CDS encoding ATP-binding protein, which produces MSDVIQESVSAGTRPGQHFRNFSVRLSPTPRGARLARLLTAEQLRSWGKPVDPAGQIVAELAANAVTHGRVPGRDFRLTLYVIANTLRIEVTDTAGDRPPRPGRPGPDAESESGRGLLLVEALADRWGWAPELRPRKTVWAEVVLPPDDVQGRHGS; this is translated from the coding sequence CTGAGTGACGTGATCCAGGAATCCGTCTCCGCCGGGACCCGTCCCGGCCAGCACTTCCGCAACTTCAGCGTGCGGTTGTCCCCCACGCCTCGCGGAGCACGCCTCGCCCGTCTGCTGACCGCCGAGCAACTGCGCTCCTGGGGAAAGCCGGTGGACCCGGCCGGCCAGATCGTCGCCGAACTCGCGGCGAACGCGGTGACCCACGGGCGCGTACCGGGCCGGGACTTCAGACTCACGCTCTACGTCATCGCGAACACGCTGCGGATCGAAGTGACCGACACAGCGGGGGACCGGCCTCCCCGTCCAGGGCGTCCGGGCCCGGACGCCGAATCCGAGTCCGGCCGTGGACTGCTCCTGGTCGAGGCGCTCGCCGACCGCTGGGGCTGGGCCCCGGAGCTGCGCCCGCGCAAGACGGTCTGGGCCGAGGTCGTACTTCCGCCGGATGACGTTCAGGGCCGCCACGGCTCCTGA
- a CDS encoding helix-turn-helix domain-containing protein, with amino-acid sequence MDTQNPSAPPCAESRNAGKNHPRAGGLTHDNARHITRFTVIGNHLAQHRELSLLAIGLGVHIQSLPKGARVDIKSLTARFPEGATRIAAALRELESHGYLRRERSRIPGGRIVTRTVSCNQPGRHDRHPAAATADHAHVPATPAKPKKRTPRKPLPAVPHPGYPAPALLQAATDLLAGLRRHDPRLLLSACDMAHLAPGVAAWLERDVSPDAVRQALAADLPPEGVRRPAALLAHRLTALLPPPPPFRAPAAPPSPAPHRMRNCDGCDRGIRSPEPGTRCRDCRERSAAAL; translated from the coding sequence ATGGACACCCAAAACCCTAGCGCGCCCCCATGCGCCGAGTCCCGTAACGCGGGCAAAAACCACCCCCGCGCGGGCGGACTCACCCACGACAACGCCCGTCACATCACCCGCTTCACGGTGATCGGCAACCACCTCGCCCAGCACCGGGAGCTGTCGCTCCTGGCGATCGGGCTGGGCGTGCACATCCAGTCGCTGCCCAAGGGTGCGCGCGTCGACATCAAGTCCCTCACCGCCCGCTTCCCCGAGGGCGCCACCCGGATCGCCGCCGCCCTGCGCGAACTGGAGTCCCACGGCTACCTGCGCCGCGAACGCTCCCGTATCCCCGGCGGCCGGATCGTCACCCGCACGGTCTCCTGCAACCAGCCCGGCCGCCACGACCGCCACCCGGCAGCAGCAACCGCCGATCACGCTCACGTCCCCGCGACTCCCGCCAAGCCGAAGAAGCGCACGCCCCGCAAGCCACTCCCGGCCGTCCCGCACCCCGGCTACCCCGCCCCCGCTCTCCTCCAGGCCGCCACCGACCTCCTCGCCGGCCTGCGCCGTCACGACCCCCGCCTCCTCCTCTCCGCCTGCGACATGGCCCATCTCGCTCCCGGCGTCGCCGCCTGGCTGGAGCGGGACGTCTCCCCCGACGCCGTCCGCCAGGCCCTCGCGGCCGACCTTCCGCCCGAAGGCGTCCGCCGTCCCGCCGCCCTTCTGGCCCACCGGCTCACAGCCCTGCTGCCACCGCCGCCACCGTTCCGTGCGCCCGCGGCCCCACCGTCGCCCGCCCCGCACCGGATGCGGAACTGCGACGGCTGCGACCGCGGCATCCGCTCACCCGAGCCGGGCACACGCTGCCGCGACTGCCGGGAGCGGTCGGCGGCGGCTCTCTAA
- a CDS encoding peptide ABC transporter substrate-binding protein, translating into MRGATHAKWAACAAAAALAATACGGGGSDSGGDGGAVLSSSWGDPQNPLEPANTNEVQGGKVLDMIFRSLKKYNPETGAAEDMLAEKIETTDSQNFTITVKDGWTFSNGEKVTSKSFVTAWNYAASLKNNQKNAYFFEYIEGYAAAHPASGSQTTDVLSGLKVVNDRTFTVKLKQKFSTFPDTLGYPAYAPLPQAFFTDHANWLKKPIGNGPYTIDSYTKGSQMALKKWDGYPGDDKAENGGVTLKVYTDNNTAYTDLLAGNLDLVDDVPAAQLKNVKNDLGDRYLNTPAGIIQTLAFPFYDKKWNTTGSDKVRTGLSRAIDRKQITETIFQNTRTPATDWTSPVLGEEGGFKEGLCGDACEYDPAAAKKLIQEGGGLPGGQVKITYNADTGSHKQWVDAVCNSINNALDNDKACVGNPVGTFADFRTQIGDRKMAGPFRAGWQMDYPLIQNFLQPLYYTNASSNDGKWSNKDFDKLVDQANAETDTAKAVETFQQAEEVVRDNMAAIPLWYQNGSAGYSERLSNVKLNPFSVPVYNEIKVS; encoded by the coding sequence ATGCGTGGAGCCACGCACGCCAAGTGGGCCGCATGCGCGGCGGCGGCAGCACTCGCGGCGACGGCGTGCGGGGGCGGGGGGAGCGACAGCGGCGGCGACGGAGGCGCGGTGCTCAGCTCCTCCTGGGGAGACCCGCAGAACCCGCTGGAGCCCGCCAATACCAACGAGGTGCAGGGCGGCAAGGTCCTGGACATGATCTTCCGCAGCCTGAAGAAGTACAACCCGGAGACCGGCGCGGCCGAGGACATGCTGGCCGAGAAGATCGAGACCACGGACTCCCAGAACTTCACCATCACCGTCAAGGACGGCTGGACGTTCAGCAATGGCGAAAAAGTGACGTCGAAATCCTTCGTCACCGCTTGGAACTACGCCGCGAGTCTGAAGAACAACCAGAAGAACGCCTACTTCTTCGAGTACATCGAGGGCTACGCCGCGGCCCACCCCGCCAGTGGCTCGCAGACCACCGACGTCCTCTCCGGACTCAAGGTCGTCAACGACAGGACCTTCACCGTCAAGCTCAAGCAGAAGTTCTCCACCTTCCCCGACACCCTGGGCTACCCCGCCTACGCCCCGCTGCCGCAGGCCTTCTTCACCGACCACGCGAACTGGCTGAAGAAACCGATCGGAAACGGGCCGTACACGATCGACTCCTACACCAAGGGCTCCCAGATGGCCCTGAAGAAGTGGGACGGCTACCCCGGCGACGACAAGGCGGAGAACGGCGGCGTGACCCTGAAGGTCTACACCGACAACAACACCGCCTACACCGATCTGCTGGCCGGCAACCTCGACCTCGTCGACGACGTGCCCGCGGCCCAGCTCAAGAACGTCAAGAACGACCTCGGCGACCGCTACCTGAACACCCCCGCCGGCATCATCCAGACCCTGGCCTTCCCCTTCTACGACAAGAAGTGGAACACCACCGGCTCGGACAAGGTCCGTACCGGCCTCTCCCGCGCGATCGACCGCAAACAGATCACCGAGACGATCTTCCAGAACACCCGCACCCCCGCCACCGACTGGACCTCCCCGGTGCTCGGCGAGGAGGGCGGCTTCAAGGAAGGCCTGTGCGGGGACGCCTGCGAGTACGACCCCGCCGCGGCGAAGAAGCTCATCCAGGAGGGCGGCGGCCTCCCCGGCGGCCAGGTCAAGATCACATACAACGCGGACACCGGATCCCACAAACAGTGGGTCGACGCGGTCTGCAACTCGATCAACAACGCCCTCGACAACGACAAGGCCTGCGTCGGCAACCCGGTCGGCACCTTCGCGGACTTCCGCACCCAGATCGGCGACCGGAAGATGGCCGGACCCTTCCGGGCGGGGTGGCAGATGGACTACCCCCTCATCCAGAACTTCCTCCAGCCGCTCTACTACACGAACGCCTCCTCCAACGACGGCAAGTGGTCCAACAAGGACTTCGACAAGCTCGTCGACCAGGCCAACGCCGAGACCGACACCGCCAAGGCCGTGGAGACCTTCCAGCAGGCCGAAGAGGTCGTCCGCGACAACATGGCCGCCATCCCGCTCTGGTACCAGAACGGCAGCGCCGGCTACTCGGAGCGGCTCTCGAACGTCAAGCTCAACCCGTTCTCCGTCCCGGTCTACAACGAGATCAAGGTCAGCTGA
- a CDS encoding ABC transporter ATP-binding protein, whose translation MLLEVRDLHVEFRTRDGIARAVNGVSYGVDAGETLAVLGESGSGKSVTAQAIMGILDMPPGRITGGEILFRGKDLLHLKEEERRKVRGAEMAMIFQDALSSLNPVLSVGDQLGEMFVVHRGMSRKDARAKAVELMDRVRIPGARERVRDYPHQFSGGMRQRIMIAMAMALEPALIIADEPTTALDVTVQAQVMDLLAELQREFHMGLILITHDLGVVADVADRIAVMYAGRIVESAPVHDIYKAPAHPYTRGLLDSIPRLDQKGQELYAIKGLPPNLMHIPPGCAFNPRCPMAQDVCRTDVPPLYAVDEVDEAGGSDADRTSACHFWRECLHG comes from the coding sequence ATGCTGCTCGAAGTACGCGACCTGCACGTGGAGTTCCGCACCCGGGACGGGATCGCCAGGGCCGTCAACGGCGTCAGCTACGGCGTGGACGCGGGCGAGACGCTCGCCGTGCTCGGCGAGTCCGGCTCCGGCAAGTCCGTCACCGCCCAGGCGATCATGGGCATCCTCGACATGCCGCCCGGCCGGATCACCGGCGGCGAGATCCTCTTCCGCGGCAAGGACCTGCTGCACCTCAAGGAGGAGGAGCGCCGGAAGGTCCGCGGCGCCGAGATGGCGATGATCTTCCAGGACGCCCTGTCGTCCCTGAACCCCGTGCTCTCGGTGGGCGACCAGCTCGGCGAGATGTTCGTCGTGCACCGGGGGATGTCCAGGAAGGACGCGCGGGCCAAGGCCGTGGAGCTGATGGACCGCGTCCGCATCCCGGGCGCCCGGGAACGGGTCAGGGACTACCCGCACCAGTTCTCCGGCGGTATGCGCCAGCGCATCATGATCGCGATGGCGATGGCCCTGGAACCGGCGCTCATCATCGCCGACGAGCCCACCACCGCCCTCGACGTCACCGTCCAGGCCCAGGTCATGGACCTGCTCGCGGAGCTCCAGCGCGAGTTCCACATGGGCCTGATCCTCATCACCCACGACCTGGGCGTGGTCGCGGACGTGGCCGACCGGATCGCGGTGATGTACGCGGGCCGGATCGTCGAGTCGGCCCCGGTCCACGACATCTACAAGGCCCCGGCCCACCCCTACACCCGCGGCCTGCTCGACTCCATCCCGCGCCTGGACCAGAAGGGCCAGGAGCTCTACGCCATCAAGGGCCTGCCGCCCAACCTCATGCACATCCCGCCCGGCTGCGCCTTCAACCCGCGCTGCCCGATGGCCCAGGACGTGTGCCGTACGGACGTACCCCCGCTGTACGCGGTCGACGAGGTCGACGAGGCGGGCGGGTCCGACGCGGACCGCACGAGCGCGTGCCACTTCTGGAGGGAGTGCCTGCATGGCTAG
- a CDS encoding DUF397 domain-containing protein, whose translation MIRKHAAGGLSEPAWFKSSYSSGPDGESCVEIAITTATIHVRDSKHTAGPRLRLSPEAWADFVPYASEG comes from the coding sequence ATGATCCGCAAGCACGCCGCCGGGGGCCTATCCGAACCGGCGTGGTTCAAGAGCAGCTACAGCAGCGGGCCCGACGGTGAGTCCTGCGTGGAGATCGCCATCACCACCGCCACCATCCACGTCCGCGACTCCAAGCACACCGCCGGCCCCCGCCTCCGGCTCTCACCGGAAGCTTGGGCCGACTTCGTGCCGTACGCGTCCGAAGGCTGA
- a CDS encoding S9 family peptidase, producing the protein MTTESDSFPRRHARTQRFTLGAPRSFTVAPDSSRVVFLRSGSGTDRAGALWVLDPADGTERPAADPRTLLGGTSEDLSPAERARRERSREGGAGIVGYATDDAVELASFALSGRLFTAELRAGTATELAVPGPVIDPRPSPDGRLVAYVVGGTLRVVGAEGDDDRALAEPESDTVSYGLAEFIAAEEMGRSRGFWWSPESDRLLVTRVDDTPVERWWISDPAQPKRDPQHVPYPAAGTPNAEVRLFVFGLDGVRTEVVWDRARYPYLARVHWSGAGAPLLLVQARDQRSQLFLAVDTDSGTTRMVHADEDPIWLDLFPGVPCWSPSGQLVRIADEGGARVLAVGERPLTGAQLHVRAVLDVTSDDVLVAASAGADAAAPETGEVHVYRVNELGVERLSQEPGVHSAVRSGDVTVLVSAVLDRPGSVARVLRDGKLVATVRSYAEDPGLSPRVLLTEGGARRIPCAVLMPTDYPGDTPLPVLMDPYGGPHGPRVLAAHNAHLTSQWFADQGFAVVVADGRGTPGRSPGWEKAIHHDLTVSLDDQVEALEELAKSHPLDLSRVAIRGWSYGGWLAALAVLRRPDVFHAGIAGAPVTDWRLYDTHYTERYLGDPATTPEAYAKSSLVTDEGLSSPAEPHRPLMIVHGLADDNVVVAHALRLSSALLAAGRPHEVLPLSGVTHMTPQEQVAENLLLLQVDFLKRSLGPA; encoded by the coding sequence ATGACGACCGAGTCCGACTCCTTCCCCCGCAGGCACGCCCGCACCCAGCGTTTCACCCTCGGCGCGCCGCGTTCGTTCACGGTGGCCCCCGACAGTTCCCGGGTCGTGTTCCTGCGCTCCGGCTCCGGCACGGACCGCGCGGGTGCGCTGTGGGTCCTCGACCCGGCGGACGGCACGGAGCGCCCGGCAGCCGACCCGCGCACCCTCCTCGGCGGCACCTCGGAGGACCTCTCGCCGGCGGAGCGCGCCCGCCGCGAGCGCAGCCGTGAGGGCGGCGCCGGGATCGTCGGCTACGCCACCGACGACGCCGTCGAGCTGGCGTCTTTCGCCTTGTCAGGGCGGCTTTTCACGGCGGAGCTGCGGGCCGGTACGGCGACCGAACTCGCGGTCCCCGGGCCGGTGATCGACCCCCGTCCGTCCCCCGACGGGCGGCTCGTCGCGTACGTCGTCGGGGGCACCCTGCGGGTGGTGGGAGCCGAGGGCGACGACGACCGGGCACTGGCGGAGCCGGAATCGGACACGGTTTCCTATGGATTGGCCGAGTTCATCGCGGCCGAGGAGATGGGTCGCTCGCGGGGGTTCTGGTGGTCTCCCGAGTCGGACCGACTGCTGGTCACACGGGTGGACGACACGCCGGTGGAGCGGTGGTGGATCTCCGATCCGGCCCAGCCGAAACGTGACCCACAACACGTGCCGTATCCGGCTGCCGGGACGCCCAACGCGGAGGTCCGGCTGTTCGTGTTCGGGCTCGACGGAGTGCGCACGGAGGTCGTCTGGGACCGGGCGCGCTACCCGTATCTGGCGCGAGTGCACTGGTCAGGGGCGGGAGCGCCGCTGCTGCTCGTACAGGCGCGCGACCAGCGCAGTCAGCTGTTCCTCGCGGTGGACACCGACTCCGGCACGACCCGGATGGTGCACGCCGACGAAGATCCGATTTGGCTTGATCTTTTCCCCGGCGTGCCGTGCTGGAGCCCGTCGGGACAGTTGGTCAGGATCGCCGACGAGGGCGGCGCCCGGGTCCTGGCCGTCGGGGAACGCCCGCTGACGGGCGCCCAGTTGCACGTACGTGCGGTACTGGACGTCACGTCCGACGACGTGCTGGTCGCCGCCTCGGCCGGGGCGGACGCGGCCGCACCGGAAACCGGTGAGGTGCACGTCTACCGCGTCAACGAACTCGGCGTCGAGCGCCTCTCCCAGGAGCCCGGGGTGCACTCGGCGGTGCGCTCGGGGGACGTGACCGTCCTGGTGTCGGCGGTGCTCGACCGGCCGGGCAGCGTGGCGCGGGTACTGCGGGACGGGAAGCTCGTGGCGACTGTCCGGTCGTACGCCGAAGATCCCGGTCTGTCCCCCCGCGTACTCCTCACCGAAGGGGGCGCACGACGAATCCCGTGCGCCGTGCTTATGCCTACGGACTACCCCGGTGACACCCCCCTGCCCGTACTCATGGATCCCTACGGCGGCCCGCACGGGCCCCGGGTCCTCGCCGCGCACAACGCGCATCTGACCTCGCAGTGGTTCGCCGACCAGGGTTTCGCGGTGGTCGTCGCCGACGGGCGGGGCACCCCGGGCCGCTCCCCCGGCTGGGAGAAGGCGATCCACCACGACCTCACGGTCAGCCTCGACGACCAGGTCGAGGCGCTGGAGGAGCTGGCGAAGAGCCATCCCCTCGACCTCTCCCGGGTGGCGATCCGCGGCTGGTCCTACGGCGGTTGGCTCGCGGCCCTCGCGGTGCTGCGCCGCCCCGACGTCTTCCACGCCGGCATCGCGGGCGCCCCGGTGACCGACTGGCGGCTCTACGACACCCACTACACCGAGCGGTACCTCGGCGACCCGGCCACGACCCCGGAGGCGTACGCGAAGAGCTCGCTCGTCACCGACGAGGGGCTCTCCTCGCCCGCCGAACCCCACCGCCCGCTGATGATCGTCCATGGCCTGGCCGACGACAACGTGGTCGTCGCCCACGCCCTGCGGCTCTCCTCGGCCCTGCTGGCCGCCGGGCGCCCGCACGAGGTGCTGCCCCTGTCGGGCGTGACCCACATGACCCCCCAGGAACAGGTCGCGGAGAACCTGCTGCTGCTCCAGGTGGACTTCCTGAAGCGTTCGCTGGGGCCGGCGTAG
- a CDS encoding ABC transporter permease, with translation MGRYVIRRLLQMIPVFIGATLLIFLMVNVMGDPIAGLCGDRECDPATAAQLKKEFGLDKPVWQQYLTYMGNVFTGDFGTAFNGQPVTELMATAFPVTIRLTIVAIIFEIVIGITLGVITGLHRGRPVDSGVLLLTLVVISVPTFVTGLLLQLLLGVEWGWIKPSVSSEATFGELIVPGLVLASVSLAYVTRLTRTSIAENRRSDYVRTAVAKGLPRRRVVTRHLLRNSLIPVVTFIGTDIGALMGGAIVTERIFNIHGVGFQLYQGILRQNTQTVVGFVTVLVLVFLVANLLVDLLYAVLDPRIRYA, from the coding sequence ATGGGCCGGTATGTGATCCGGCGTCTGCTCCAGATGATCCCGGTGTTCATCGGCGCCACGCTGTTGATCTTTTTGATGGTGAACGTGATGGGCGACCCCATCGCGGGCCTGTGCGGTGACCGGGAGTGCGACCCGGCCACCGCCGCCCAGCTGAAGAAGGAGTTCGGTCTCGACAAGCCGGTCTGGCAGCAGTACCTGACCTACATGGGGAACGTCTTCACCGGAGACTTCGGTACGGCGTTCAACGGCCAGCCGGTCACCGAGCTGATGGCGACGGCCTTCCCGGTCACCATCCGGCTGACGATCGTCGCGATCATCTTCGAGATCGTCATCGGCATCACCCTGGGTGTCATCACGGGCCTGCACCGGGGCCGCCCCGTCGACAGCGGGGTCCTGCTCCTCACCCTCGTCGTGATCTCCGTCCCCACCTTCGTCACCGGCCTGCTGCTCCAACTGCTGCTCGGCGTCGAATGGGGCTGGATCAAACCGTCGGTCTCCTCGGAGGCCACCTTCGGTGAGCTGATCGTGCCGGGCCTGGTGCTCGCCTCCGTCTCCCTGGCGTACGTCACCCGACTGACCCGCACCTCCATCGCGGAGAACAGACGGTCCGACTACGTCCGGACGGCCGTCGCCAAGGGGCTGCCCCGCCGCCGGGTCGTCACCCGGCACCTGCTGCGCAACTCCCTCATCCCGGTGGTCACCTTCATCGGCACCGACATCGGCGCCCTGATGGGCGGCGCGATCGTCACCGAGCGCATCTTCAACATCCACGGCGTCGGCTTCCAGCTCTACCAGGGGATCCTCCGCCAGAACACCCAGACCGTCGTCGGCTTCGTGACCGTCCTCGTGCTGGTCTTCCTGGTGGCCAACCTGCTCGTCGACCTCCTGTACGCCGTACTCGACCCGAGGATCCGCTATGCCTGA
- a CDS encoding helix-turn-helix domain-containing protein, with protein sequence MTQVNGKPVQLKEEADEPGWEVDPDDDWGIAVVETVGRQLKLRREAVGMRAADFGLAVGYGEDLVYKIESGKRIPRPEYLDKADKVLGAGGLLSAMKEDVKKVRYPKKVRDLAAMEARAVEIGVYECNNIHGLLQTPEHARALLESWQPAYTPEDVERLVAARMARQSVFERSPAPALGFVLEESTLRRNVGGTMVRRQQFERLLQVGRLNNVTLQVMPMDSGAHPGLSGRIELLKFEDGTGVGRSDGAFSGRPTTDLRQLRILELRYGTIRAQALRPGESLTLIEKLLGET encoded by the coding sequence ATGACGCAGGTGAACGGCAAGCCGGTCCAGCTCAAGGAGGAGGCGGACGAGCCGGGTTGGGAGGTGGACCCGGACGACGACTGGGGCATCGCCGTCGTGGAGACGGTGGGGCGACAGCTGAAGCTGCGGCGAGAGGCCGTGGGGATGCGCGCGGCCGACTTCGGATTGGCGGTCGGGTACGGCGAGGACCTCGTCTACAAGATCGAGAGCGGCAAGCGGATCCCCCGCCCCGAGTACCTGGACAAGGCCGACAAGGTGTTGGGGGCGGGCGGGTTGCTCTCGGCGATGAAGGAGGACGTGAAGAAGGTCCGGTATCCGAAGAAGGTGCGGGATCTGGCGGCGATGGAAGCAAGGGCGGTCGAGATCGGGGTGTACGAGTGCAACAACATTCATGGGCTGTTGCAGACTCCCGAGCATGCGCGCGCCTTGCTGGAATCTTGGCAGCCCGCCTACACGCCGGAAGATGTGGAACGGCTGGTTGCGGCTCGCATGGCACGGCAATCCGTCTTCGAGCGGTCACCTGCGCCCGCACTGGGCTTCGTCCTGGAAGAGTCGACGCTGCGCCGCAACGTTGGGGGCACAATGGTGAGGCGACAGCAGTTCGAACGCCTGCTACAGGTGGGGCGGTTGAACAACGTGACGCTTCAGGTGATGCCGATGGACAGCGGGGCACACCCTGGCCTCAGCGGCAGGATCGAGCTGCTGAAGTTCGAGGACGGCACAGGAGTAGGCCGTTCCGACGGGGCGTTCAGTGGCCGTCCGACAACCGACCTGAGGCAGCTCCGCATCCTTGAGCTGCGGTACGGCACCATCCGGGCGCAGGCTCTCCGCCCAGGGGAGTCGCTGACCCTCATCGAGAAACTGCTGGGAGAGACATGA
- a CDS encoding ABC transporter ATP-binding protein — MASSASAEPILEVSGLVKHYPLTRGILFRKQIGAVKAVDGVDFTLHRGETLGIVGESGCGKSTVAKMLVNLEKPTAGEIRYKGEDVTGLSGKALRAVRRNIQMVFQDPYTSLNPRMTVGDIIGEPYEIHPEVAPKGDRRKKVQDLLDVVGLNPEYINRYPHQFSGGQRQRIGIARGLALRPEVIVADEPVSALDVSVQAQVINLLDRLQSEFDLSYLFIAHDLSIVRHISDRVGVMYLGRIVEIGRDAEIYDHPTHPYTQALLSAVPVPDPEAREHRERIILAGDVPSPTNIPSGCRFRTRCWKAQQRCELEVPALAVPAEFRLATGPAAHASACHFAEEKQVVPPEEPPGKSQDDHGDGAP; from the coding sequence ATGGCTAGTTCCGCATCGGCCGAGCCGATCCTCGAAGTGAGCGGGCTGGTCAAGCACTATCCGCTCACCCGGGGCATCCTGTTCAGGAAGCAGATCGGCGCGGTCAAGGCCGTCGACGGCGTCGACTTCACCCTCCACCGCGGCGAGACCCTGGGCATCGTCGGGGAGTCCGGCTGCGGCAAGTCCACGGTCGCCAAGATGCTGGTCAACCTGGAGAAGCCGACGGCGGGGGAGATCCGCTACAAGGGCGAGGACGTCACCGGCCTGTCGGGCAAGGCGCTGCGGGCGGTCCGGCGCAACATCCAGATGGTCTTCCAGGACCCGTACACCTCGCTCAACCCGCGCATGACCGTCGGCGACATCATCGGGGAGCCGTACGAGATCCACCCCGAGGTGGCGCCCAAGGGCGACCGGCGGAAGAAGGTCCAGGATCTGCTGGACGTAGTCGGGCTCAACCCCGAGTACATCAACCGCTACCCGCACCAGTTCTCCGGCGGCCAGCGGCAGCGCATCGGCATCGCGCGGGGGCTGGCCCTGCGCCCGGAGGTGATCGTCGCCGACGAGCCGGTGTCCGCGCTGGACGTGTCGGTCCAGGCGCAGGTGATCAACCTGCTGGACCGGCTCCAGAGCGAGTTCGACCTCTCCTACCTCTTCATCGCCCACGACCTCTCGATCGTCCGCCACATCTCGGACCGGGTCGGGGTGATGTACCTCGGCCGGATCGTGGAGATCGGTCGCGACGCCGAGATCTACGACCACCCGACGCACCCCTACACCCAGGCCCTGCTCTCCGCGGTCCCCGTACCGGACCCGGAGGCGCGGGAGCACCGGGAGCGGATCATCCTGGCGGGCGACGTCCCGTCCCCGACGAACATCCCCTCCGGCTGCCGCTTCCGCACCCGCTGCTGGAAGGCGCAACAGCGGTGCGAGCTGGAGGTGCCGGCGCTGGCGGTCCCGGCGGAGTTCCGGCTCGCGACCGGCCCGGCGGCACACGCCTCGGCGTGTCACTTCGCGGAGGAGAAGCAGGTGGTCCCGCCGGAGGAGCCACCGGGAAAGTCGCAGGACGATCACGGTGACGGGGCGCCATAG